The Kluyveromyces lactis strain NRRL Y-1140 chromosome B complete sequence genome contains a region encoding:
- the MGM101 gene encoding Mgm101p (uniprot|Q00970 Kluyveromyces lactis KLLA0B03740g MGM101 Mitochondrial genome maintenance protein MGM101 mitochondrial precursor), translated as MLGFRHVIRATSKRFATSGTSMVRKTVTSGNSNAIRSATSNVVPPASSAAAASAPSTIKRVPGYNKTLEDSLNGTILENPVETQATQSSNEINWYTSYHGIGSKPFSDETQNALSSALNADDIEIKPDGLIYLPEIKYRRILNKAFGPGGWGLVPRSETIVTAKLVTREYALVCHGQMVSIARGEQDYFSETGIPTATEGCKSNALMRCCKDLGIGSELWDPVFIKQYKKKHCTEKFVEHVTTKKKKKIWLRKDREVEYPYK; from the coding sequence ATGTTGGGCTTCCGTCATGTTATAAGGGCTACTTCAAAGAGGTTTGCTACCAGCGGTACGAGTATGGTCAGAAAGACTGTTACATCAGGTAATAGTAACGCAATTCGCTCTGCTACTTCTAATGTTGTCCCACCAGCTTCTTCTGCCGCGGCAGCATCTGCTCCCTCCACTATTAAAAGGGTTCCGGGGTATAACAAAACGTTAGaggattctttgaatggCACTATCTTAGAAAATCCTGTGGAGACTCAGGCCACACAATCTTCTAATGAAATCAACTGGTATACTAGTTATCATGGAATTGGGTCCAAGCCGTTTTCAGATGAGACACAAAATGCTCTATCATCAGCTTTGAACGCAGacgatattgaaattaaacCAGATGGATTAATTTATTTGCCCGAGATTAAGTACCGTagaattttgaataaagcGTTTGGACCCGGTGGCTGGGGTTTAGTTCCTCGCTCTGAGACTATAGTGACTGCAAAATTGGTAACGAGGGAGTATGCTTTGGTGTGTCATGGTCAAATGGTCAGTATAGCTCGTGGTGAACAAGATTACTTCAGCGAAACAGGTATTCCAACTGCCACTGAAGGTTGCAAATCCAATGCGTTAATGAGATGTTGTAAAGATCTGGGTATTGGTTCTGAACTTTGGGACCCCGTATTTATCAAACAATATAAGAAGAAGCATTGTACCGAAAAATTCGTGGAGCATGTCACTactaaaaagaagaagaagatttggCTAAGAAAAGATAGAGAAGTAGAGTATCCTTACAAATAG
- the PMT4 gene encoding dolichyl-phosphate-mannose-protein mannosyltransferase (similar to uniprot|P46971 Saccharomyces cerevisiae YJR143C PMT4 Transfers mannose residues from dolichyl phosphate-D-mannose to specific serine/threonine residues of proteins in the secretory pathway dolichyl phosphate-D-mannose:protein O-D-mannosyltransferase): MVVSKRSKTPAFADKKGDVVEKDEIDKYVKSGKFNEGKGTGIEYIAEKWLLRSAPDSATLYKVMNYLVTGLALVLRLWRISEPREVVFDEVHFGKFASYYLERTYFFDVHPPMAKMLIAAIGWLTGYNGSFKFDDIGYSYDTYYAPFVAYRSLSAVLGVLTVSVVFQTMKELNFKAVTCFIAAFLIAVDNAHVTDTRLILLDAMLIFSIALSIYCYVRFYKLQLTSPFSSEWYLWLYLTGFSLSMVMSTKYVGLLTYCTIGLAVVVNLWQLLDIRSGLSMRKVVKHTLVRINGLIIFPFVVYLFWFWCHFAILNQSGPGDAFMSSDFQDTLLDAPGAVEIKSINYHDIITIKHKATDAFLHSHLAKYPVRYEDGRISSNGQQVTCYSHEDINNQWEILPPSGSKFKKGAPVKLDADIRLRHVGTNTYLLAHDVASPYYPTNEEVTTVSEEEANGESYDFTLFRFQPILPKNSGRVAKTKNSAFRIFHVQTAVALWTHNDKLLPEWGFSQQEVNGNKKVQDPENNWFVDSIVNMPENDSRRIYTPKVPTSMPFFQKWYELQFLMFEHNNKLSSEHPFASNPQSWPLSLSGVSFWTKEEGRKQIFFTGNIVGWWFEIVSVALYLGLVVADLITRQRAVYALNKMARQKLYGPMAFLIFGWCIHYFPFFLMARQKFLHHYLPAHLILAMFSAALWEIVFTDNQSLDFDLDEEDSKNPHDAEPKVYTIAYYLFCLSVIVNVGGCFIYFAPLVYGLSMTVDQIKARQWFDIKLQFAK, translated from the coding sequence ATGGTTGTGAGTAAAAGAAGTAAGACTCCGGCCTTTGCTGACAAGAAGGGAGACGTTGTTGAGAAGGACGAGATTGACAAATATGTCAAGTCTGGCAAGTTCAACGAGGGTAAAGGTACCGGCATTGAATATATAGCCGAAAAATGGTTGTTGAGAAGTGCTCCAGATTCAGCTACACTTTATAAGGTTATGAATTACCTTGTGACAGGCCTTGCACTTGTGTTGAGGTTATGGCGCATCAGCGAGCCTAGAGAAGTTGTTTTCGATGAGGTCCATTTCGGTAAGTTTGCATCGTACTATTTGGAACGTACATACTTTTTTGATGTGCATCCTCCTATGGCTAAGATGTTGATTGCTGCTATTGGATGGTTAACGGGTTATAACGGTAGTTTTAAGTTCGATGACATTGGGTACAGTTACGATACTTACTATGCGCCATTTGTTGCATATCGTTCGTTAAGTGCTGTGTTGGGTGTTTTGACAGTCTCTGTGGTGTTCCAGACCATGAAAGAGCTCAATTTCAAGGCTGTCACTTGTTTCATCGCTGCGTTCTTAATTGCTGTGGACAATGCTCACGTGACTGATACTAGACTTATCCTATTGGATGCTAtgttgatcttttccaTTGCATTGTCAATATACTGCTATGTCAGATTCTACAAGTTGCAATTAACTAGTCCATTCTCTTCTGAGTGGTATTTGTGGTTATATTTGACCGGATTTTCGTTGAGTATGGTTATGTCAACCAAGTATGTGGGTCTTTTGACATATTGTACCATCGGACTGGCCGTTGTCGTGAATCTATGGCAATTGTTAGATATTCGATCAGGATTGAGCATGAGGAAAGTTGTCAAGCATACCTTGGTCAGAATCAATGGGTTAATTATTTTCCCATTTGTTGTATATTTGTTCTGGTTCTGGTGTCACTTTGCTATCTTGAACCAATCGGGTCCCGGTGATGCCTTCATGTCGTCTGACTTCCAAGACACCTTACTAGATGCACCAGGCGCAGTGGAAATTAAAAGCATTAACTATCATGACATTATTACGATTAAACACAAGGCCACGGATGCTTTTTTGCATTCTCATTTGGCCAAATACCCAGTTCGTTACGAAGATGGTCGtatttcatcaaatggCCAACAAGTCACCTGCTACTCTCATGAGGATATCAACAACCAATGGGAAATTTTGCCTCCAAGTGGTTCTAAATTCAAAAAGGGTGCTCCAGTGAAATTGGATGCTGACATCAGATTGAGACACGTCGGTACTAACACATACCTTTTGGCTCATGATGTCGCTTCTCCATACTATCCAACTAATGAGGAAGTAACTACAgtttctgaagaagaagctaaTGGTGAAAGTTACGACTTCACGTTGTTTCGTTTCCAACCAATTTTGCCTAAGAACTCTGGACGTGTTGCCAAGACAAAGAACTCGGCTTTCAGAATTTTCCACGTTCAAACAGCTGTTGCTCTTTGGACTCACAATGACAAATTGTTGCCTGAGTGGGGTTTCTCTCAACAGGAAGTGAATGGTAACAAAAAGGTTCAGGACCCTGAAAACAATTGGTTCGTTGACTCTATCGTTAATATGCCTGAAAACGACAGCAGAAGGATTTATACTCCAAAGGTTCCGACTTCAATGccattcttccaaaaaTGGTATGAATTGCAGTTCTTAATGTTTGAACACAATAACAAGTTAAGTTCTGAACATCCATTCGCTTCTAATCCCCAAAGTTGGCCATTGTCTTTGAGTGGTGTCTCCTTTTGgaccaaagaagaaggaagaaagcAAATATTCTTCACAGGTAACATCGTCGGTTGGTggtttgaaattgtttctgtaGCCCTTTATCTGGGCCTTGTCGTTGCCGATCTCATCACCAGACAACGTGCTGTTTACGCATTGAACAAGATGGCCAGACAAAAGTTGTATGGACCAATGGcatttttaatttttggATGGTGTATTCATTACTTCCCGTTTTTCTTGATGGCCCGTCAAAAGTTCTTGCATCACTACCTACCTGCTCATTTAATTTTAGCGATGTTCTCTGCTGCCCTGTGGGAAATAGTCTTTACTGATAATCAATCTTTGGACTTTGActtagatgaagaagactCCAAGAATCCACATGATGCTGAACCAAAGGTTTACACCATTGCATACTATTTGTTCTGCCTCAGTGTCATCGTAAATGTTGGTGGATGCTTCATCTATTTTGCTCCTTTGGTTTACGGATTATCGATGACAGTGGACCAAATTAAGGCCAGACAATGGTTCGACATTAAATTGCAATTTGCCAAATAG
- a CDS encoding uncharacterized protein (similar to uniprot|P47173 Saccharomyces cerevisiae YJR142W), with translation MSKVISTAGREVLIRSEKDKLNNFSFLPIIDKVDVFPRNYANNEHFQKNVYMLKSHTGVDIGFVLKLIVLEIREVCGDLATRLFTVNDDSMYVRFKPTSFQERDDLTEELCQLLRVKSKLECIKTWRDEKYAVYVEHEPYVLIERGLAGAFGIVTYGVHVNGFFRDSTSGEIKFWIPRRSATKPTWPSMLDNIVAGGIGHPHGIYETVLKECMEEATLSADVIEKNIKSVGSVSYLFFQGDIEEERFEHESAFITGEVEYIFDVELPPDVIPVPNDGEVEQFGIFGLQEVVDALKRGEFKPNCALIMVEFLIRHGYITPEIEPNYTEIISRMHRQLPFPVMR, from the coding sequence ATGAGCAAAGTTATTTCCACTGCTGGACGAGAGGTTCTGATAAGATCTGAAAAAGATAAGTTGAACAATTTCTCCTTTCTTCCAATAATTGATAAGGTTGACGTATTTCCTCGGAACTACGCCAATAACGAACACTTCCAAAAGAATGTATACATGCTTAAATCACATACAGGCGTTGACATAGGATTCGTTTTAAAGTTGATCGTACTTGAGATCAGAGAAGTTTGCGGTGATCTCGCCACTCGCCTGTTTACTGTAAATGATGATTCGATGTATGTTCGCTTCAAGCCAACGTCGTTTCAAGAGAGAGATGACTTAACGGAAGAATTATGTCAATTATTAAGGGTAAAATCTAAACTTGAATGCATTAAAACATGGAGGGATGAAAAATATGCAGTTTATGTCGAACATGAACCCTACGTCCTTATAGAGCGAGGTCTGGCAGGTGCATTCGGAATTGTCACTTATGGTGTTCATGTGAATGGATTTTTCCGTGATTCCACATCAGGTGAGATAAAGTTCTGGATTCCGCGTCGTTCTGCCACCAAACCTACATGGCCATCGATGTTAGACAATATAGTAGCAGGCGGTATTGGACACCCTCATGGAATCTATGAAACTGTCCTCAAAGAATGTATGGAAGAAGCAACACTTTCTGCCGACGTTATTGAGAAGAATATCAAGTCTGTCGGTAGTGTATCTTATTTATTTTTCCAAGGAGACATAGAggaagaaagatttgaacATGAGTCTGCCTTCATAACTGGTGAAGTAGAATACATCTTTGACGTTGAACTTCCTCCGGACGTTATTCCAGTCCCAAATGACGGTGAAGTGGAGCAATTCGGCATTTTTGGCCTGCAAGAAGTCGTTGATGCTCTGAAAAGAGGTGAATTCAAGCCCAATTGCGCTTTGATTATGGTAGAATTTCTGATCAGGCATGGTTACATTACTCCGGAGATCGAACCAAACTATACAGAAATAATTTCAAGGATGCATAGACAATTGCCTTTCCCCGTAATGCGTTAA
- the PPX1 gene encoding exopolyphosphatase (similar to uniprot|P38698 Saccharomyces cerevisiae YHR201C PPX1 Exopolyphosphatase hydrolyzes inorganic polyphosphate (poly P) into Pi residues located in the cytosol plasma membrane and mitochondrial matrix) produces the protein MVGRLVKFLTQLKGSHVNALKKCSSKDSCFLNIVCGNESADLDSIVSTIAYAYLSFLNDPSALLLPVINIPKEDLKLRRDVCYLLDSHSISSDLLYFKEDLRNWSKLPSCDINCVLVDHNDIPHTNKDVLLNVVGIVDHHKDVGLHTESVETFSGPRIIQTAGSCSSLVFDYWFKISKSNEQACAAIKDVVPLLLGALLIDTDDMKHKVEHIDTVALEEYKKLSQESVDTNRLYQKLREAKDDINGLYFHDILRKDYKEFNFNPETRCGIASVVKSIQWIERRFDKANIESTCTKYIEENSLDILVLMTSFTENDIFSKQIAFQINPNRDPQLLKSLVNDLAPKLDLVKIESLSSKCFECYDQKNTKMSRKQVAPFIEEFIHK, from the coding sequence ATGGTTGGCAGGCTTGTAAAGTTCTTAACACAATTAAAGGGATCGCATGTGAACGCACTGAAAAAATGCAGCAGTAAGGACAGTTGTTTCTTAAATATAGTCTGCGGAAACGAATCTGCAGATCTTGATAGTATTGTCAGCACTATAGCATATGCTTATCTCAGCTTCCTTAACGACCCGTCTGCTCTTCTACTTCCAGTAATAAACATTCCAAAGGAAGATCTAAAACTTAGGAGAGATGTTTGTTACTTGTTAGACTCACACTCAATATCAAGTGATTTGCTATATTTTAAAGAAGATTTGCGTAATTGGAGCAAACTACCATCATGTGACATCAATTGTGTTCTTGTGGACCATAACGACATTCCACATACGAATAAGGATGTTTTACTAAATGTTGTTGGCATTGTAGATCATCATAAAGATGTTGGTTTACATACAGAATCAGTTGAAACATTCTCAGGACCAAGAATTATTCAAACTGCAGGTAGTTGCTCCAGTTTGGTGTTCGACTATTggttcaaaatttcaaagagtAATGAACAAGCATGTGCCGCTATTAAAGATGTGGTTCCACTACTGCTTGGTGCTCTTCTAATAGATACTGATGACATGAAACATAAAGTAGAGCACATCGACACCGTAGCACTCGAGGAATACAAAAAGCTATCACAAGAATCTGTGGATACTAATCGACTGTACCAAAAGCTAAGAGAAGCTAAAGATGATATAAACGGTCTATATTTTCATGATATCTTAAGAAAAGATTACAAGGAATTCAACTTTAATCCCGAAACACGTTGCGGTATAGCTTCGGTCGtgaaatcaattcaatGGATTGAAAGGAGGTTCGATAAAGCAAATATTGAAAGTACCTGTACTAAGTATATCGAAGAAAATAGTCTTGACATTCTTGTTTTAATGACTAGTTTCACTGAGAATGATATCTTCTCGAAGCAAATTGCTTTTCAGATTAACCCCAACCGTGATCCACAGCTGTTGAAATCATTAGTCAATGACTTGGCTCCGAAGCTGGATTTGGTTAAGATTGAGTCATTATCATCCAAGTGCTTTGAGTGCTatgatcaaaaaaatactaaaaTGAGTAGAAAGCAAGTGGCTCCCTTTATCGAAGAGTTCATACATAAGTAG
- the IPA1 gene encoding putative polyadenylation protein (weakly similar to uniprot|P47172 Saccharomyces cerevisiae YJR141W essential protein) translates to MKYFFEYHHWIGAVQLWVENDGQPIATEIPHDRRHINVTIGNKRVITINLPCVVDVNTKGEVQRGKLFNVRLNELKSGKTFDRSSNHIMEKLVAKWMRKDLVKHPFVFYCLDCDTPVISSINCKRIRDMPSEFWADFMDYWHCHKPDMEPHQKGHHVAASETLLHRYNNPLNPAVGEIMLSDSFIYINKDWIPEKFIYDEELVRSRSCNTVIGSFTKEGSVRIGKWNLRAEIGGFLDVFDPSNYVLYQIYNELKAHSIRLFHLKGDDKRYIIWVFGIGSCIQFDKSRMLNNCLKILYRDGKPAESEKNQNIAELKVEENSALINFIQHLESVNRQLPEELRLLNEWKVSYISCE, encoded by the coding sequence atgaaatatttctttgaatacCACCATTGGATTGGTGCTGTTCAGCTGTGGGTAGAGAACGATGGACAACCAATAGCAACTGAGATTCCGCACGATAGAAGGCACATAAATGTTACAATTGGGAACAAAAGGGTAATCACCATCAACTTACCTTGTGTTGTTGATGTAAATACGAAAGGGGAGGTTCAAAGAGGTAAACTATTCAATGTAAGActtaatgaattgaaaagtgGTAAAACTTTTGATAGATCTTCGAATCATATTATGGAGAAGTTGGTTGCCAAATGGATGAGAAAAGATTTGGTAAAGCATCCATTCGTTTTCTACTGTCTGGATTGTGACACTCCTGTTATCTCTTCAATAAATTGCAAAAGGATACGGGATATGCCATCAGAATTTTGGGCAGACTTCATGGATTACTGGCACTGTCATAAGCCGGATATGGAACCTCATCAAAAAGGCCACCATGTCGCAGCATCGGAAACTTTGTTGCATCGTTATAATAATCCGCTGAACCCAGCAGTCGGTGAAATTATGTTGAGTGACAGCTTCATAtatatcaacaaagattgGATCCCCGAGAAATTTATttatgatgaagaattagTGCGTTCCAGGTCCTGTAACACAGTAATTGGCTCGTTCACAAAAGAAGGTTCCGTTAGAATTGGCAAATGGAACTTAAGAGCTGAAATTGGAGGATTTTTGGATGTGTTTGATCCTTCAAATTATGTATTGTATCAGATATACAATGAACTTAAAGCACATTCTATCAGATTATTCCATTTAAAAGGAGACGACAAAAGATACATTATATGGGTTTTTGGTATTGGTTCTTGTATCCAGTTCGATAAATCGCGAATGTTGAACAATTGCCTCAAGATTCTTTATAGAGACGGAAAACCTGCTGAATCagaaaagaatcagaatatCGCAGAGCtaaaagttgaagaaaatagCGCCcttatcaatttcattcaGCACTTGGAAAGCGTCAATAGACAACTTCCAGAAGAATTGAGGCTTTTAAATGAATGGAAGGTTAGTTATATCTCTTGCGAATAA